One window of Streptococcus troglodytae genomic DNA carries:
- a CDS encoding glycerophosphoryl diester phosphodiesterase membrane domain-containing protein yields the protein MAHLKLECQKLYYNLDKLLFLFFSLFVIIEFIWIPLNSWISEKLLSLTGYLYISPNNILSVFTRHWWVTAAFILLFIVNIMISYLQIGFLFPVFINFWFNTPKH from the coding sequence GTGGCCCATTTAAAATTAGAATGTCAAAAACTCTACTACAATTTGGATAAACTATTATTTTTATTTTTCAGCCTTTTTGTTATTATAGAATTCATTTGGATTCCTCTTAATTCTTGGATTTCTGAAAAACTGCTTTCTTTGACAGGTTACCTTTATATCTCACCTAATAATATCCTATCAGTTTTCACACGCCATTGGTGGGTAACAGCTGCCTTTATCTTACTTTTTATTGTCAACATTATGATTTCCTACTTACAAATTGGTTTTCTTTTTCCGGTGTTCATCAACTTTTGGTTCAACACCCCAAAACATTGA
- a CDS encoding L-threonylcarbamoyladenylate synthase — MTKHIHWDGNLSQEGFEIVKGEGGVIVCPTKVGYIIMTSDKKGLERKFEAKKRNRNKPGVVLCGSMEELRALAQLTPEIDAFYQKHWDEDILLGCILPWKAEAYEKLKAYGDGREELMTDIRGTSCFVIKFGVAGEQIAKEMWEKEGRMVYASSANPSGKGNRGKVEGIGERIESMVDLVIEADDYVASIQPDKTIETRYEQGVMVSMVNKDGKLIPEQGAGSRSVEPCPVVIRKGLDIDKIMMHLSDHFNSWNYRQGEYY; from the coding sequence ATGACTAAACATATCCACTGGGATGGCAATCTTTCACAAGAAGGTTTTGAAATTGTTAAAGGTGAAGGTGGCGTAATCGTTTGTCCAACTAAGGTTGGCTACATTATCATGACTTCAGATAAAAAAGGTCTCGAACGTAAATTTGAGGCTAAAAAGCGTAATCGCAACAAACCTGGGGTTGTTCTTTGCGGCAGCATGGAAGAATTGCGTGCCCTAGCTCAATTAACACCAGAAATTGATGCCTTTTATCAAAAACATTGGGATGAAGACATCCTTCTCGGCTGTATCTTACCATGGAAAGCAGAAGCTTACGAAAAATTGAAAGCTTATGGCGACGGACGTGAAGAACTGATGACAGATATTCGCGGTACTTCTTGTTTTGTTATTAAATTTGGCGTGGCTGGCGAGCAAATTGCCAAAGAAATGTGGGAAAAAGAAGGCCGTATGGTTTATGCTTCCTCTGCTAATCCATCAGGTAAAGGGAACCGCGGTAAAGTTGAAGGTATTGGTGAACGTATCGAATCCATGGTTGACCTTGTTATTGAAGCTGATGATTATGTCGCTTCTATCCAACCTGATAAGACAATTGAAACGCGCTATGAGCAAGGTGTTATGGTTTCAATGGTTAATAAAGACGGCAAATTAATCCCAGAACAAGGAGCAGGCAGCCGTTCAGTAGAGCCATGTCCTGTTGTTATCCGTAAGGGTCTTGATATTGATAAAATCATGATGCACCTATCAGACCACTTTAACTCTTGGAATTACCGACAAGGTGAGTATTATTAA
- a CDS encoding GrpB family protein produces MVKDLSDMSLKELWQLFPIFLVEHKEEWEEWYEEEKEQLLQLLPSQSIKSISHIGSTAIPNIWAKNIVDILLELPEKADLQDFKKRLMDAGYLLMSEGENRLSFNKGYTKDGFADKVFHLHLRYQGDNDELYFRDYLREHPEVAKDYEGLKLGLWKKYEHNRDAYTDAKSDFIRKYTQKAKKNDKGKDNVRCD; encoded by the coding sequence ATGGTCAAAGACTTATCAGATATGAGCTTAAAGGAACTCTGGCAGTTATTCCCCATTTTTCTTGTTGAACACAAAGAGGAATGGGAAGAGTGGTATGAAGAAGAAAAAGAACAGCTTTTACAGTTGCTTCCAAGTCAAAGTATCAAAAGTATTTCCCATATTGGCAGCACAGCTATTCCTAACATTTGGGCTAAAAATATTGTTGATATTTTATTAGAGCTTCCTGAAAAGGCAGATTTACAAGATTTCAAGAAGCGGTTGATGGATGCTGGCTATCTCCTCATGTCTGAAGGTGAGAATCGATTATCTTTTAATAAAGGTTATACAAAAGACGGTTTTGCCGACAAAGTATTTCACCTTCATTTACGTTATCAAGGGGATAATGATGAACTGTATTTTAGAGATTACTTAAGAGAACATCCAGAAGTTGCTAAAGACTATGAAGGGTTAAAACTTGGCTTATGGAAAAAATATGAGCATAATCGTGATGCTTATACTGATGCTAAGTCTGACTTTATTAGGAAATATACACAAAAGGCTAAGAAAAACGATAAAGGAAAAGACAATGTCAGATGTGATTAA
- a CDS encoding class I SAM-dependent methyltransferase produces the protein MITVILILFALAVLFYILLKYLINQSKHPSGFIGRSMMKLWNKVYLPMARWSLSLLSRNAYETILDIGVGNGASTAYLHQLFPNSQIRGIDISAEAIAQAQQHYQQENVSFEVMDVGQLSYPSQSFDLICAFQTHFHWPNLKQALLEIKRVLANNGQLLLACEGSKLKYYLPELKDDAAFASYLESMGLCLMASDRKADWLSYQIGKKVLA, from the coding sequence ATGATAACTGTTATTCTTATTCTTTTTGCTCTGGCAGTGTTATTTTATATCTTGCTCAAGTATCTTATTAATCAATCTAAGCACCCATCCGGTTTTATTGGCAGAAGTATGATGAAGCTTTGGAATAAGGTTTATCTGCCTATGGCGCGTTGGAGCTTGTCCTTACTTTCTAGGAACGCTTACGAAACGATCTTAGATATTGGTGTTGGTAATGGAGCTTCAACTGCCTATCTTCACCAGCTTTTTCCAAATAGTCAAATTAGGGGGATAGATATTTCTGCAGAAGCCATTGCTCAAGCTCAGCAGCATTATCAGCAAGAAAATGTTAGCTTTGAAGTTATGGATGTGGGGCAACTGTCCTATCCTTCTCAATCGTTTGATCTTATTTGTGCCTTTCAAACCCATTTTCACTGGCCAAATTTGAAGCAAGCTCTGCTTGAAATCAAACGTGTGCTGGCAAATAATGGTCAACTGTTACTTGCCTGTGAAGGAAGTAAACTTAAGTATTATTTGCCAGAATTGAAAGATGATGCTGCTTTTGCAAGTTATTTGGAGAGTATGGGCTTGTGCTTAATGGCTAGTGATAGAAAAGCTGACTGGCTGTCTTATCAAATCGGGAAGAAGGTGCTGGCATGA
- a CDS encoding Type 1 glutamine amidotransferase-like domain-containing protein, whose translation MKTLFLCSYFAEVASLFKTFADQHQLEKKVLFIPTAGNVEGYTAYIDEARAVFADLQFEVEVLDIAEEARENVVREKMLQTPCLYISGGNTFYLLQELKKKNLLPLIRERIHQGMVYLGESAGAIITSKDIFYNHIMDDKRLASDLTEYSALSVVDFSVLPHWKEFPFEKSSQQTAAAYDGQLKLLKLTNQQAVLVTGHTTVTENVQ comes from the coding sequence ATGAAAACATTATTTTTATGCTCCTATTTTGCTGAGGTTGCTTCTTTGTTTAAAACTTTTGCAGACCAGCATCAGTTGGAAAAGAAAGTCCTTTTCATTCCTACAGCTGGAAATGTAGAGGGATACACAGCTTATATTGATGAAGCTAGGGCTGTTTTTGCGGACTTGCAATTCGAAGTTGAAGTGTTGGATATAGCAGAAGAAGCGAGAGAGAATGTCGTGAGAGAAAAAATGTTACAGACACCCTGTCTCTATATTTCAGGCGGCAACACTTTCTATCTTTTGCAGGAATTAAAAAAGAAAAATTTGCTGCCTTTAATTCGTGAGCGTATTCATCAAGGAATGGTTTATCTTGGTGAATCAGCTGGCGCTATCATTACCTCAAAGGACATTTTTTATAATCATATCATGGATGATAAGAGACTGGCATCCGATTTAACAGAGTATTCGGCTTTAAGTGTGGTGGATTTTTCTGTTTTGCCGCATTGGAAAGAGTTTCCTTTTGAAAAGAGCAGTCAGCAAACAGCTGCTGCTTATGATGGTCAGCTCAAACTGCTTAAGTTGACCAATCAACAGGCTGTGCTTGTAACTGGTCATACGACTGTTACTGAAAATGTTCAATAG
- the queG gene encoding tRNA epoxyqueuosine(34) reductase QueG has protein sequence MMIKEAIKQLAQDIGISKIGFTTADDFDYLEKSLRASVEEGRSSGFEHKNIEERIKPRLSLASAKTIISIAVAYPHKLPVKPPKTQYKRGKITPNSWGLDYHYVLEEKLQRLAQGIESLCQDFPLEHKIMVDTGALVDTAVAQRSGIGFIGKNGLVISKEFGSYMYLGELITNLEIEPDSPVDYDCGDCHRCLDACPTSCLLGDGSMNAKRCLSFQTQDKGMMDLEFRKKIKTVIYGCDICQICCPYNKGIHNPLASEIDPELAEPELLPFLELSNSQFKKKFGMIAGSWRGKNILQRNAIIALANGHDKSALVKLMEIIDKNNNPIHTATAIWALGEIVKKPTQELYDFILSIHSDNDAIIKERTALLNRWQF, from the coding sequence ATGATGATTAAGGAAGCAATCAAACAATTAGCTCAAGATATTGGGATTTCAAAAATAGGGTTTACAACAGCTGATGATTTTGATTATTTAGAAAAATCATTACGTGCTTCTGTTGAAGAAGGGCGTTCTTCAGGTTTTGAACATAAAAATATTGAAGAGCGTATCAAGCCCAGACTTTCTTTAGCTAGTGCTAAAACCATTATTTCAATAGCGGTAGCCTACCCACATAAATTGCCTGTCAAACCACCTAAGACTCAGTATAAACGCGGCAAAATTACGCCAAATTCTTGGGGATTGGATTATCATTATGTTTTGGAGGAGAAATTACAGCGTTTGGCGCAAGGTATTGAAAGTTTATGTCAAGATTTCCCTTTAGAGCATAAAATTATGGTAGATACGGGTGCTTTGGTTGATACAGCCGTTGCTCAGCGCTCTGGAATAGGTTTTATTGGCAAGAATGGCTTAGTCATCTCAAAAGAGTTTGGCTCTTACATGTACTTAGGTGAACTTATTACGAATTTAGAAATTGAGCCTGACAGTCCTGTTGATTATGATTGCGGTGATTGTCACAGATGCTTAGATGCCTGTCCAACTTCCTGTCTTCTTGGTGACGGCAGTATGAATGCTAAGCGCTGTCTTTCCTTTCAAACGCAGGATAAGGGCATGATGGACTTAGAATTTCGTAAAAAAATCAAAACTGTTATTTATGGCTGCGATATTTGCCAAATTTGCTGTCCTTATAATAAAGGGATTCATAATCCTTTGGCCAGTGAAATCGATCCTGAACTTGCAGAGCCGGAATTGCTGCCGTTTTTAGAACTGTCTAATAGTCAATTTAAGAAAAAATTTGGTATGATTGCTGGTTCTTGGCGGGGAAAAAATATTTTACAGCGCAATGCCATTATTGCCTTAGCTAATGGTCATGATAAAAGTGCCCTTGTCAAACTTATGGAAATCATTGACAAGAATAATAATCCTATCCATACTGCAACAGCTATCTGGGCTTTGGGTGAAATTGTCAAAAAGCCAACTCAAGAATTGTATGATTTCATTTTAAGCATTCATTCAGATAATGACGCTATTATAAAAGAGCGAACTGCTCTGCTTAATAGATGGCAATTTTAA
- the prfB gene encoding peptide chain release factor 2 (programmed frameshift), whose product MDMAEIRQKIVENKEKLTSFRRSLDLDRLEEEIALLENQMTEPDFWDDNIAAQKTSQELNELKLKYETFNSMQELSDETELLQEMLEEDDSLQGELEEDLVKLDKIMTSYEMTLLLSEPYDANNAILEIHPGSGGTEAQDWGDMLLRMYTRFGNAKGFKVDVLDYQAGDEAGIKSVALSFEGPNAYGLLKSEMGVHRLVRISPFDSAKRRHTSFASVEVMPELDDTIEVDIRDEDIKMDTFRSGGAGGQNVNKVSTGVRLTHIPSGIVVASTVDRTQYGNRDRAMKMLQAKLYQMEQEKKAQEVDALKGDKKEITWGSQIRSYVFTPYTMVKDHRTNYEVSQVDRVMDGELDGFIDAFLKWRME is encoded by the exons ATGGATATGGCAGAAATTCGCCAAAAAATAGTAGAAAATAAAGAGAAGTTGACTAGCTTTCGGAGGTCTCTT GACTTAGATCGCTTAGAAGAAGAAATCGCTCTTTTAGAAAATCAAATGACAGAACCAGACTTCTGGGATGACAACATTGCCGCCCAAAAGACATCACAAGAGTTAAACGAACTTAAGCTCAAATATGAAACCTTCAACAGCATGCAGGAACTGTCGGATGAGACAGAATTGTTGCAAGAAATGTTAGAAGAAGATGATAGTTTGCAAGGCGAACTTGAAGAAGACCTTGTCAAGCTTGATAAGATTATGACCAGTTATGAGATGACGCTTCTTTTATCAGAGCCCTATGATGCTAACAATGCTATTTTGGAGATCCATCCGGGTTCTGGCGGTACAGAAGCCCAAGACTGGGGTGACATGCTGCTGAGAATGTATACCCGCTTTGGAAATGCCAAGGGTTTCAAAGTAGACGTTTTGGATTATCAAGCTGGTGATGAGGCTGGGATTAAATCAGTCGCTTTATCTTTTGAAGGCCCAAATGCTTATGGTCTTTTAAAATCGGAAATGGGTGTTCATCGTTTGGTCAGAATTTCACCATTTGACTCAGCCAAACGTCGCCACACTTCCTTTGCTTCTGTTGAGGTTATGCCAGAGCTTGATGATACCATAGAAGTAGATATTAGAGATGAAGATATCAAGATGGATACCTTCCGTTCTGGTGGTGCTGGCGGACAAAATGTGAATAAAGTGTCAACTGGAGTTCGCTTGACCCATATTCCTAGCGGCATTGTTGTTGCTTCGACGGTAGATCGTACCCAATATGGAAATCGCGATCGAGCCATGAAAATGCTTCAGGCTAAACTTTATCAAATGGAGCAGGAAAAAAAGGCTCAAGAAGTGGATGCTCTCAAAGGTGATAAAAAGGAAATCACTTGGGGCAGTCAAATTCGTTCTTATGTTTTCACACCTTATACTATGGTGAAAGATCATCGGACAAACTATGAAGTTTCTCAAGTAGATAGGGTCATGGATGGTGAGCTAGATGGTTTTATTGACGCCTTTCTCAAATGGCGTATGGAATAA
- a CDS encoding MBL fold metallo-hydrolase: MKILRTLNDAARENTYYLVNEEAVLLVDPGSNGDDILDQLKKINKPIAAILLTHTHYDHIMSLDLVRQHFNYPPVYVSEKEASWLGSPIDNLSGLSRHSDMEDVVVSPADFFFNDNTDYHMAGFHFKVVPTPGHSWGSVSFIFRDEEIVLSGDALFKESIGRTDLPTGNFDELISSIKENLFTLPNHFKVFPGHGFDTTIGHEKNFNPFFNQ, translated from the coding sequence ATGAAAATCTTAAGAACTTTAAACGATGCTGCTCGTGAAAATACCTATTACCTTGTTAATGAAGAGGCAGTCCTCTTGGTAGACCCTGGAAGCAACGGTGATGATATCCTTGATCAATTAAAGAAAATCAATAAACCTATTGCCGCTATTTTACTGACCCATACCCATTACGATCACATTATGAGTCTTGATTTGGTACGGCAGCATTTTAATTATCCGCCAGTCTATGTTTCTGAAAAAGAGGCTTCTTGGCTGGGCAGTCCTATTGACAATTTATCAGGATTGAGTCGTCACAGTGATATGGAAGATGTGGTTGTTTCTCCTGCTGACTTTTTCTTTAATGATAACACGGATTACCATATGGCTGGCTTTCATTTCAAAGTTGTTCCAACACCTGGACATTCTTGGGGAAGTGTTTCCTTTATTTTTAGAGATGAAGAAATAGTTTTGTCGGGAGATGCCCTCTTTAAAGAAAGTATTGGGCGGACAGATCTGCCTACTGGAAATTTTGATGAGCTCATTAGCAGTATAAAAGAAAACCTTTTTACCCTGCCAAATCATTTTAAAGTTTTCCCAGGGCATGGCTTTGATACAACAATTGGACATGAAAAGAATTTCAATCCTTTCTTTAACCAGTAA
- a CDS encoding (S)-acetoin forming diacetyl reductase — translation MTKVAIVTGAGQGIGLAIAKRLHKDGFKIGMLDYNAQAVQEAAAGISKADALAVTVDVSKREAVFDAFDQVVEKFGDLSVVVNNAGLGPTTPVETITEEQFKQVYGVNVGGVIWGTQAAYKHFKALGHGGKIINASSQAGVVGNPELTLYSGTKFAVRGITQVTARDLAKDGITVNAFAPGIVKTPMMYDIAHKVGQNAGKDDEWGMQQFAKDITLQRLSKPEDVANVVSFLASSDSDYVTGQTILVDGGMQFH, via the coding sequence ATGACAAAAGTTGCAATTGTTACTGGTGCAGGTCAGGGAATTGGCCTGGCCATTGCTAAACGTCTTCACAAAGATGGTTTTAAAATTGGCATGCTTGATTACAATGCTCAAGCAGTTCAAGAAGCCGCTGCTGGTATTTCCAAGGCAGATGCCCTAGCAGTAACGGTAGATGTTTCAAAACGTGAAGCTGTTTTTGATGCTTTCGATCAAGTTGTTGAAAAATTTGGAGATTTGTCAGTTGTGGTTAATAATGCGGGCCTTGGACCAACAACTCCAGTTGAAACAATCACAGAAGAACAATTTAAACAGGTCTACGGTGTTAATGTCGGAGGTGTCATTTGGGGGACGCAAGCTGCTTATAAGCATTTTAAAGCTTTGGGACATGGTGGAAAGATTATCAATGCTAGTTCACAAGCTGGAGTTGTCGGAAATCCAGAGTTGACACTCTACTCAGGAACTAAATTTGCTGTACGCGGAATTACTCAGGTAACAGCGCGTGACTTAGCTAAAGATGGTATTACAGTTAATGCTTTTGCGCCTGGTATTGTTAAAACACCGATGATGTATGATATTGCTCATAAGGTCGGTCAAAATGCTGGTAAAGATGATGAATGGGGTATGCAGCAATTTGCCAAGGACATCACTTTGCAGCGTTTATCAAAACCAGAAGATGTTGCCAATGTCGTTTCTTTCTTAGCCAGCTCTGACTCAGACTATGTCACTGGCCAGACCATATTAGTTGATGGTGGCATGCAGTTTCATTAA
- a CDS encoding ATP-grasp domain-containing protein, whose translation MDKKMNFVMISPHFPANFETFAHRLYENGINTLGIADAPYEQLSQGLRDHLTEYYRVDNMEDYDQVYRAVAYFAHKYGKIDRIESHNEYWLELDAHLRTDFNVFGYKNEDMLSIKTKAQMKEIFRETGIKVARGRVFASAEDARALTKELGFPVIIKPNSGVGASDTYKIKSASELEDFFGYQNPTVDYIMEEFIDGDIVTFDGLTDHEGNIVFYSSLEYSEAVLDTVEKDNDMFYYVPRDISPELIKLGEQCVEAFNVKERFFHFEFFRIKKTKDLMALEVNCRPPGGLTIDMWDYANDFDVFNEYAHIVKDNRFDAHITHPYNVVYIARKANKHYAHSIEDIETKYGHHIIEIESVPGIFAKIMGEVGILARTETMDELRDIVQFAHAKI comes from the coding sequence ATGGATAAAAAAATGAATTTTGTAATGATTTCCCCCCATTTTCCGGCAAATTTTGAAACTTTTGCCCACCGTTTGTATGAAAATGGTATCAATACGCTAGGGATTGCGGATGCTCCTTATGAGCAATTAAGTCAGGGCTTACGTGATCATTTAACGGAGTATTACCGTGTTGATAATATGGAAGATTATGATCAGGTTTACCGTGCTGTCGCTTATTTTGCTCATAAGTATGGCAAAATTGATCGCATCGAATCTCATAATGAATATTGGCTGGAATTAGATGCCCATTTGCGGACAGACTTTAATGTTTTTGGTTATAAAAATGAAGATATGCTTTCTATCAAAACGAAAGCACAGATGAAAGAAATTTTCCGCGAAACAGGCATCAAAGTTGCCCGTGGTCGTGTCTTTGCTAGTGCTGAAGATGCTCGTGCTTTGACTAAAGAACTTGGTTTTCCGGTTATCATTAAGCCTAACTCTGGTGTTGGTGCTTCGGATACATACAAAATCAAGTCAGCTTCAGAATTGGAAGACTTTTTTGGCTATCAAAATCCCACAGTTGACTATATCATGGAAGAATTTATTGATGGCGATATCGTTACATTTGATGGCTTGACGGATCACGAAGGTAATATTGTCTTTTATTCCAGCTTGGAATACTCTGAAGCTGTCCTTGATACAGTGGAGAAGGATAATGATATGTTCTATTATGTCCCTCGCGATATTTCACCAGAGCTGATTAAACTAGGTGAGCAATGTGTCGAAGCCTTCAATGTTAAAGAACGTTTCTTCCATTTTGAATTCTTCCGTATTAAAAAGACGAAAGATTTAATGGCGCTTGAAGTTAACTGCCGTCCGCCGGGTGGCCTGACCATTGATATGTGGGACTATGCCAATGATTTTGATGTTTTTAATGAGTACGCCCATATTGTTAAAGACAATCGTTTTGATGCTCATATCACTCATCCTTATAACGTTGTTTATATAGCTCGTAAGGCTAATAAACATTATGCGCATAGCATAGAGGATATTGAAACTAAATACGGTCATCATATTATTGAAATAGAGTCTGTTCCGGGTATTTTTGCTAAAATTATGGGTGAAGTCGGTATCCTTGCACGGACTGAAACCATGGATGAATTACGAGATATTGTTCAGTTTGCCCATGCTAAAATCTAA
- a CDS encoding esterase family protein, which produces MYFERRNHWSGQLGREMYFNVYGHAGKPIIVFPSSGGSQNEYGDFGMIEACQSFIDRGLVKFYTPDSLDRESWLAEGKSGHDMALAHEAYDRYIIHELVPLIRYESNWDGMMMATGCSMGAFHTVNFALRHPDLFDISVALSGVYDARFFTGEFYGDPAVYYNSPIDYLWNQEDSWFLERYRRNRFIVAVGQGAWEEPHIIDTIRLKEAFEAKSIPAWFDFWGTDVAHDWEWWRVQMPYFLGKLEEEGRI; this is translated from the coding sequence ATGTATTTTGAAAGAAGAAATCACTGGTCTGGTCAATTGGGCCGAGAAATGTATTTTAATGTTTACGGACATGCTGGAAAACCGATTATTGTCTTTCCATCATCGGGCGGCAGTCAGAATGAATATGGCGACTTTGGTATGATTGAAGCCTGCCAAAGTTTTATTGACCGTGGTTTGGTGAAATTTTACACACCTGATTCTTTAGATAGAGAGTCATGGTTGGCTGAGGGAAAATCAGGTCATGATATGGCTCTAGCGCATGAAGCCTATGATCGCTATATTATTCATGAATTGGTGCCACTGATTCGCTATGAATCAAATTGGGATGGGATGATGATGGCGACTGGCTGTTCAATGGGAGCTTTCCATACGGTGAATTTTGCCCTGCGTCATCCAGATTTATTTGATATTTCTGTAGCACTATCTGGGGTTTATGATGCGCGTTTCTTTACAGGTGAATTTTATGGGGATCCTGCTGTTTATTACAATTCTCCTATTGATTACCTCTGGAATCAGGAAGATTCTTGGTTCTTGGAGCGTTATCGTCGCAATCGCTTCATCGTTGCGGTCGGTCAAGGAGCTTGGGAAGAGCCGCACATCATTGATACCATTCGCTTGAAAGAAGCTTTTGAGGCCAAATCAATTCCAGCATGGTTTGACTTTTGGGGAACAGACGTTGCCCATGACTGGGAATGGTGGCGTGTGCAGATGCCTTATTTCTTAGGAAAACTGGAAGAAGAAGGACGGATTTGA
- a CDS encoding alpha/beta hydrolase produces MKKKTKLNNYYLEMMEHYLDVPYYNEKRRVRVLLPKDYDKEDWASYPVLYMHDGQNIFYSKESFSGYSWKIIPTLKQHKELPKLIVVGIDNAGDNRLNEYAPWMTDVGTTPETASSGGDGMAYGEWVVNTVKPFIDQTYRSKTDPANTLLAGSSMGGIITAYMGAAYPHIFGNLGVFSLASWFSERDFLRFIDHHPLDKNSKVFIQVGTKEGDAVDDEFAPNMNQAYIDCTLHYYQSLLRTGHPMEHIDLHIMANEIHHEKYWANHFIEFLKFTLKE; encoded by the coding sequence GTGAAAAAGAAAACCAAGCTGAATAATTACTATCTTGAAATGATGGAGCATTATCTTGATGTCCCTTATTACAATGAAAAAAGGCGCGTTCGTGTGCTCCTACCCAAGGATTACGACAAGGAAGATTGGGCTTCTTATCCCGTTCTTTACATGCACGATGGGCAAAATATTTTTTACAGTAAGGAATCCTTTTCAGGCTACTCTTGGAAAATTATTCCAACGCTTAAACAGCACAAGGAACTGCCTAAATTAATTGTCGTCGGTATTGATAATGCTGGTGACAACCGTCTCAATGAATATGCTCCTTGGATGACCGATGTTGGCACAACGCCTGAAACTGCTAGCAGTGGCGGGGATGGGATGGCCTATGGTGAATGGGTTGTCAACACTGTTAAACCCTTTATTGATCAGACCTATCGTAGCAAGACTGATCCTGCCAATACACTCCTAGCGGGCTCTTCCATGGGCGGCATCATTACCGCTTATATGGGAGCTGCTTATCCTCATATTTTTGGAAATCTAGGTGTCTTTTCTTTGGCTTCTTGGTTCAGTGAGCGTGATTTTCTGCGTTTTATTGACCATCATCCTTTAGATAAAAATAGTAAAGTCTTTATCCAAGTGGGTACCAAAGAAGGAGATGCTGTTGATGATGAATTTGCACCGAATATGAATCAAGCTTACATTGACTGTACTCTTCATTATTATCAATCCCTCTTACGAACAGGCCACCCGATGGAACATATTGATTTGCATATTATGGCCAATGAAATTCACCACGAAAAATATTGGGCTAATCATTTTATTGAATTTCTTAAGTTTACTTTGAAAGAGTAG